From a single Prochlorococcus sp. MIT 0603 genomic region:
- the secF gene encoding protein translocase subunit SecF translates to MSFTPEKSNSKPIIALSRHRTKVWFISGVAVLISLIGFVCSWLDPEIGLPLRPGLDFTGGTQIRLERKCQNNCKAINTSVVNDALRKLSSSNNDSSKKFLGARIQFLDEYKSLSVRLPSLSASESKSVIESISNVAGPFVIEGQSVETIGPALGAKLLKTTLVSLLAAFSCVALYISLRFDRRFSFFALLALLHDVLIVCGIFSWLGILLDLEVNSLFAVSLLTIAGYSVNDTVVVFDRIREINKQESILSSKQKIDLAVSATLTRTLYTSGTTLLPLLALIFFGGDTLYWFAIALAIGVVVGSWSSIALVPSLLNLKKDK, encoded by the coding sequence GTGTCATTTACTCCTGAAAAATCAAATTCGAAGCCGATAATTGCTTTATCCCGTCATAGAACCAAGGTTTGGTTCATTTCTGGGGTTGCGGTTTTAATAAGTTTAATTGGTTTTGTTTGCTCTTGGTTAGATCCTGAAATAGGGCTCCCTTTGCGTCCAGGCTTAGACTTTACTGGTGGGACTCAAATTAGACTTGAGCGAAAATGTCAAAATAATTGCAAAGCAATTAATACGTCAGTTGTAAATGATGCTTTAAGAAAGCTTTCCTCTTCCAATAATGATAGTTCTAAAAAATTCCTTGGAGCTCGAATTCAGTTTCTTGATGAATACAAATCCTTGTCAGTAAGGTTGCCTTCACTATCTGCTTCAGAGAGTAAAAGTGTTATTGAATCTATAAGCAATGTTGCAGGACCATTTGTAATAGAGGGGCAATCTGTAGAAACTATTGGTCCTGCTTTAGGGGCTAAGTTGCTCAAGACTACACTTGTGTCGCTTCTCGCTGCATTTTCTTGTGTTGCTCTTTATATTTCACTGAGATTTGATAGACGATTTTCTTTTTTCGCATTATTAGCTTTATTGCATGATGTCTTGATTGTATGCGGAATATTTTCTTGGTTAGGGATTCTATTGGATCTAGAAGTTAATAGTCTTTTTGCAGTCTCATTATTGACTATAGCTGGCTATTCAGTTAATGACACTGTGGTCGTTTTTGACAGAATCCGTGAAATTAACAAACAAGAGAGCATATTATCTTCTAAGCAGAAAATAGACCTTGCTGTATCGGCAACTCTTACAAGGACGCTTTATACAAGCGGAACAACTTTATTGCCTTTATTAGCCTTAATATTTTTCGGAGGAGATACTCTTTACTGGTTTGCGATTGCTTTAGCGATTGGAGTAGTGGTAGGTAGTTGGTCTAGCATTGCATTAGTCCCTTCACTCCTTAATCTCAAAAAAGATAAATAA